Within the candidate division KSB1 bacterium genome, the region TATCTTCAACAATCTTGATTTTTTCTGGTTTGATACCCCATTTAATTATCGTTTCTTTTACTATGTTGCTATTTGCTCTGATTTTTGTAGCTTTTAAACAAACAAATTTTTTCATCAAAGATTGTATTTTTCCTACTGTAAATTCATAACCATGTATGCTTATCAAAACAGGTTTATTGATAATTTTACCTGCAATCACACATAACAACCCTGCAACGAAAGGATTTTGTGCTACAATCAAGTCAAAATTTTTTCCATTTTTTATTATACTAAAAAATAAACTTACTAAACTTGGAACTAAAAATACGCTTAAATTTTTAATTTTAATAAATTTATGATGTTTTTCCTTTGATTGAAAAATTACAGCATTTTCTATCATAAATTCTGACATTGATTGAAAATGAATAAGGTCATATCCTATTTTTAATTCTGATAGATCATCACTTATGAAACGTCTTGCTACATGAAGTACTTTAATTGAAAATTCTTTCATTTACATTTCCTCTCTTTATTTCTTAATTTTTTCAATTAAATCATGTTTTCCGTTTATTAATAAAAAATTCATCATGGAATAATTTACGATTGAAAGGTTAATTTAATTCAGTTTTTAAAAGACTTTGTTGAATCTTAAAAACTCACAAATTTTGGTCACTGGTGCTGCTGGTTTTATTGGCTCCACATTAGTTGAAGCTCTTCTGGAAATGGATTGTAATGTACTTGGATATGACAATTTT harbors:
- a CDS encoding glycosyltransferase, with product MKEFSIKVLHVARRFISDDLSELKIGYDLIHFQSMSEFMIENAVIFQSKEKHHKFIKIKNLSVFLVPSLVSLFFSIIKNGKNFDLIVAQNPFVAGLLCVIAGKIINKPVLISIHGYEFTVGKIQSLMKKFVCLKATKIRANSNIVKETIIKWGIKPEKIKIVED